One Phocaeicola dorei genomic region harbors:
- a CDS encoding DUF6769 family protein, translating into MVIADNLAFTMLSFWNLHDKHLFLCPMKRRRYIAWVLMLVSIIMLTASVLPHHHHREILCLQHDMTLCGCQCSVQHQQHNSSDENHTCNAGCVTKFKSVTPDRAQDSVSPDYSFCLLLYTVTDVLALSLQLTEHNTLPYNYYLEKLHSTCLPHVKGLRAPPCDVLA; encoded by the coding sequence ATGGTAATTGCTGATAATTTGGCATTTACCATGCTTTCTTTTTGGAATTTACATGATAAACACCTATTTTTGTGCCCGATGAAACGGAGACGATATATAGCATGGGTATTAATGTTGGTCAGCATAATCATGTTGACTGCATCTGTTCTGCCTCATCATCATCACCGGGAAATCCTTTGCTTGCAGCATGATATGACTTTGTGCGGCTGTCAATGTTCTGTACAGCATCAGCAGCATAATAGTTCCGATGAGAATCATACATGTAATGCCGGATGCGTGACCAAGTTTAAAAGTGTAACTCCGGATCGGGCTCAGGACAGTGTTTCTCCTGATTATTCGTTTTGTTTGTTGCTATATACGGTAACGGATGTATTGGCGCTTTCATTGCAGTTGACAGAACACAACACATTACCTTATAATTACTATTTAGAAAAACTGCATTCTACGTGTCTTCCCCACGTAAAGGGGTTGCGTGCTCCTCCTTGCGATGTTCTTGCTTAA
- a CDS encoding ABC-F family ATP-binding cassette domain-containing protein translates to MVSVDNLKVEFGVTPLFEDVSYVINKRDRIALVGKNGAGKSTMLKILAGIQAPTSGSVSVPRDVTIGYLPQVMILSDKHTVMEEAEMAFEHIFDLQASIERMNQELADRTDYDSENYHKLIEKFTHDNERFLMMGGTNYTAEIERTLMGLGFNREDFNRPTSEFSGGWRMRIELAKLLLRRPDVLLLDEPTNHLDIESIQWLENFLKTSAGAVVLVSHDRAFINNVTNRTIEISCGHIYDYKVAYDEFVVLRKERREQQLRAYENQQKQIQDTEDFIERFRYKATKAVQVQSRIKQLEKIVPIEIDDEDNSALRLKFPPAMRSGNYPVICDGVKKVYGSHLVFHDVTLTINRGEKVAFVGKNGEGKSTLVKCIMDEIPYEGKLTIGHNVQIGYFAQNQAQMLDENLSVFDTIDYVAKGDIRLKIRDILGAFMFGGEASDKKVKVLSGGERSRLAMIKLLLEPVNFLILDEPTNHLDMRSKDVLKEAIKEFDGTVIVVSHDREFLDGLVTKVYEFGGGVVKEHIGGIYDFLQKKKIESLNELQLSASPTVSATKKEEPETVSENKLSYEAQKELNKKIRKLEKRIADCEQKIEKLETEISGVEADMATPEGASDMALYEKHQKLKKDLDQTVEEWEAVSMELEEMQGS, encoded by the coding sequence ATGGTTTCAGTAGATAATTTGAAAGTAGAGTTTGGAGTAACGCCTCTGTTTGAGGACGTGTCATACGTTATCAATAAGAGAGATCGTATTGCGCTGGTCGGGAAGAATGGGGCCGGTAAGTCTACTATGCTTAAAATATTGGCAGGAATACAGGCGCCTACTTCAGGTAGTGTTTCTGTTCCGCGTGATGTGACGATAGGCTATCTGCCTCAAGTCATGATTCTGAGTGATAAACATACTGTGATGGAAGAGGCGGAGATGGCTTTTGAACATATCTTTGACTTGCAGGCTAGTATTGAGAGAATGAATCAGGAATTGGCGGATAGAACAGACTATGATTCAGAAAACTATCATAAACTGATTGAGAAATTCACACATGACAATGAACGCTTTCTGATGATGGGAGGTACCAATTATACGGCTGAGATAGAACGTACATTGATGGGGTTAGGATTTAACCGGGAAGATTTTAACCGTCCTACATCCGAGTTCAGTGGTGGTTGGCGTATGCGTATAGAGTTGGCCAAGTTGTTGTTGCGACGGCCCGATGTGTTGCTGTTGGACGAGCCTACCAATCATCTGGATATAGAAAGCATTCAATGGTTGGAAAACTTTTTGAAGACAAGTGCGGGGGCCGTTGTATTGGTGAGTCACGACCGCGCATTTATTAATAATGTGACCAATCGTACGATTGAAATATCTTGCGGGCATATCTATGATTATAAAGTGGCTTACGATGAGTTTGTGGTATTGCGCAAAGAGCGTCGTGAGCAGCAATTGCGTGCATACGAGAACCAGCAGAAGCAAATTCAGGATACGGAAGATTTCATAGAGCGTTTCCGTTATAAGGCTACCAAGGCTGTCCAGGTGCAGAGCCGCATCAAGCAATTGGAAAAAATAGTTCCTATTGAAATTGATGATGAAGATAATTCAGCCTTACGGTTGAAGTTTCCGCCTGCCATGCGTTCCGGCAATTATCCGGTCATTTGTGACGGGGTGAAGAAAGTATACGGCAGTCATCTTGTTTTCCACGATGTGACTTTGACTATTAATAGAGGTGAGAAGGTGGCTTTTGTCGGAAAGAACGGGGAAGGTAAGTCCACTTTGGTGAAATGTATAATGGACGAAATCCCATACGAAGGTAAACTGACCATCGGGCACAACGTACAGATTGGTTATTTTGCTCAGAATCAGGCTCAGATGCTGGATGAAAATCTGAGTGTTTTTGATACGATTGATTATGTGGCAAAAGGGGATATTCGTTTAAAAATTCGTGATATTCTGGGAGCATTCATGTTTGGAGGTGAGGCTTCTGATAAAAAAGTAAAGGTACTGTCGGGTGGGGAGCGGAGTCGTCTTGCCATGATAAAACTTTTGTTAGAACCGGTGAATTTCCTTATTTTGGACGAACCTACCAACCATCTGGATATGCGCTCAAAGGATGTATTGAAAGAAGCTATCAAGGAATTTGATGGAACGGTGATTGTTGTTTCTCATGACCGTGAGTTCTTGGATGGACTGGTGACCAAAGTTTATGAATTTGGAGGTGGAGTAGTAAAAGAACACATTGGCGGCATTTATGATTTTTTACAGAAAAAGAAAATAGAGAGTCTGAATGAGTTGCAGCTTTCGGCTTCTCCTACTGTGTCTGCCACTAAAAAGGAAGAACCCGAAACGGTCAGTGAGAACAAATTATCTTATGAGGCGCAAAAGGAATTGAATAAGAAAATTCGTAAATTGGAGAAACGAATTGCGGATTGTGAACAAAAAATAGAAAAGCTGGAAACTGAGATTAGCGGGGTGGAAGCCGATATGGCTACTCCCGAAGGTGCATCGGATATGGCTTTGTATGAAAAGCATCAGAAACTGAAAAAGGACTTGGATCAGACGGTAGAAGAATGGGAGGCCGTTTCTATGGAATTAGAAGAGATGCAGGGAAGTTAA
- a CDS encoding M13 family metallopeptidase, protein MKAKHYLPMAVLALAVAAGCDSKKEAVMTSGIDLTNLDTTAVQGADFYQYACGGWMKKHPLTNEYSRFGSFDMLAENNREQLKGLIVEIAAGQNAQGTIGQKIGDIYNLAMDSVKLNADGVTPIQADLEKIASVKDKSEIVPLMAELAHSGVFPYFSFYVGADIMDSKSNLFQLYQGGISLGEREYYLDNDDVTTNIRNKYKEHIVKMFQLAGFDEAAAKKKMEAVMDIETRIAKASFSAVEQRNPAANYHKMSLDELKKEIPGIDWDAFLNGIGVKGVTELSVSQVEPIKEVEKIINSLPVENQIAYMQWNLIDRAAGYLSDDLVAQNFDFYGKTLSGKQANQPRWKRAVSTVNGVLGEAVGQMYVEKYFPAAAKERMVQLVKNLQTALGERIRNLEWMGDSTKIKAIEKLNSFYVKVGYPDKWRDYTGLNIEKDSYWANVKRATEFELDYMLSKAGKPVDRDEWGMTPQTVNAYYNPTTNEICFPAGILQYPFFDMNADDAFNYGAIGVVIGHEMTHGFDDQGRQFDKDGNLKDWWTAEDAKRFEERAQVMVNFFDSIQVLPGLNANGSLTLGENIADHGGLQVSFQAFKNATKDAPLPVEDGFTPEQRFFLSYAGVWAGNIRDEQIRLQTKSDPHSLGRWRVNGALPQIGAWYDAFGIKEGDPMYLAPEKRVSIW, encoded by the coding sequence ATGAAAGCAAAACATTATTTACCAATGGCTGTATTGGCTCTGGCAGTAGCTGCCGGATGCGACAGTAAAAAGGAAGCCGTCATGACTTCGGGTATAGACTTGACAAATTTGGACACTACGGCTGTTCAAGGAGCTGATTTTTATCAGTATGCTTGTGGCGGATGGATGAAGAAACACCCTCTGACCAATGAATATTCCCGTTTTGGCTCATTCGATATGCTTGCCGAAAATAACCGGGAACAACTGAAAGGATTGATTGTGGAAATTGCTGCCGGACAGAATGCGCAAGGTACAATAGGTCAGAAAATAGGGGATATCTATAATCTGGCTATGGATAGTGTGAAACTGAATGCGGATGGAGTAACTCCTATTCAAGCTGATTTGGAAAAGATTGCTTCAGTGAAGGATAAATCGGAAATAGTTCCTTTGATGGCGGAACTGGCTCATAGCGGTGTATTCCCTTATTTCAGTTTCTATGTGGGTGCCGATATCATGGACAGCAAGAGCAATTTGTTTCAATTGTATCAAGGGGGTATCAGTCTGGGTGAAAGAGAATATTATTTGGACAATGATGATGTGACTACCAATATCCGTAATAAGTATAAAGAACATATTGTAAAGATGTTCCAATTGGCTGGTTTTGATGAGGCTGCCGCTAAAAAGAAAATGGAGGCTGTAATGGATATCGAAACCCGTATTGCAAAAGCTTCTTTCAGTGCGGTGGAACAGCGTAACCCTGCGGCCAATTATCATAAAATGTCTTTGGATGAATTAAAGAAAGAGATTCCGGGCATTGACTGGGATGCTTTCTTGAATGGTATAGGCGTGAAAGGGGTGACTGAACTGAGTGTTTCTCAAGTGGAGCCGATTAAAGAGGTTGAGAAAATTATCAATAGCTTGCCGGTTGAAAATCAGATCGCTTATATGCAATGGAATCTGATAGACAGGGCTGCCGGTTACTTGAGTGATGATTTGGTAGCACAAAACTTTGATTTTTATGGAAAAACACTATCCGGTAAACAGGCTAACCAACCTCGTTGGAAGCGTGCCGTAAGTACTGTGAATGGGGTACTGGGTGAAGCGGTAGGTCAGATGTATGTGGAGAAATATTTTCCGGCAGCCGCAAAAGAACGTATGGTGCAGTTGGTAAAGAATCTGCAGACCGCATTGGGAGAACGTATCCGGAATTTGGAATGGATGGGTGACAGCACAAAGATTAAAGCTATTGAGAAGTTGAATTCTTTTTATGTAAAGGTAGGCTATCCTGATAAGTGGAGGGATTATACCGGTTTGAATATTGAAAAAGATTCTTATTGGGCCAATGTGAAGCGTGCTACAGAATTCGAACTGGATTATATGTTGTCCAAGGCAGGCAAGCCGGTTGACAGAGATGAATGGGGAATGACTCCGCAGACTGTCAATGCATATTATAATCCGACCACGAATGAGATTTGTTTTCCGGCAGGTATTCTTCAATATCCGTTTTTTGACATGAATGCTGATGATGCATTTAATTATGGAGCTATTGGCGTGGTTATCGGTCATGAAATGACTCATGGATTCGATGATCAGGGACGTCAGTTCGATAAGGATGGTAATTTGAAAGATTGGTGGACAGCCGAAGATGCCAAACGTTTTGAAGAACGTGCTCAGGTAATGGTGAATTTCTTTGATAGCATTCAGGTTTTGCCGGGACTCAATGCCAACGGTTCTTTGACTTTAGGTGAGAATATAGCCGACCATGGTGGTTTGCAGGTTTCTTTCCAAGCGTTCAAGAATGCGACAAAAGATGCTCCGCTACCAGTAGAAGACGGATTTACTCCGGAACAGCGCTTCTTCTTGTCATACGCCGGAGTGTGGGCTGGCAATATCCGCGACGAGCAGATTCGTTTGCAAACAAAGTCTGATCCACATTCATTGGGCAGATGGCGTGTGAACGGAGCACTCCCTCAAATTGGTGCATGGTATGATGCTTTTGGCATTAAAGAGGGGGATCCTATGTATTTGGCTCCTGAAAAACGTGTCTCTATTTGGTAA